The proteins below come from a single Papaver somniferum cultivar HN1 chromosome 11, ASM357369v1, whole genome shotgun sequence genomic window:
- the LOC113324345 gene encoding ubiquitin carboxyl-terminal hydrolase 13-like — MSSKLFKEEVAKELGVPVQFQRFWLWVKRQNQSYRLNRPLTFQEETKSVGKLREELKTAQNAELNLFLEVNNYHGAGLHPIPPPDITQQDILLFFKLYDAQKEKLRYVGRLFVKDSGKPAEILKKLNEMAGFSPDEKIELYEEIKFEPTVMCEHIEKEFTFHHSQLENGDIICFQKPPPADSMTRCRYPDVPSFLEYILNRRVVRFQSLEKPKKDDFVLELSKVLTYDNVTERIARHLGLDDPTKIRLTLRNCYSQQPIAQAIKYQGFHHLSEILSYRNQISNILYYEVLDIPLPVLQGLKTLNVSFHHAKKDTVIHKIRLPNTSTVGDVLNDLKTKVELSHTNTELRLLKVFNHMIFKVFPLSEKIENIKAQYFTLRAEEILEEEKNLGPWDCMVRVHHFTKDASEPQKVKNFGKPFLLIIREGHTLAEVKLGIQKKLNVPDEEFTKWKLAILSLGQPDYLTDMDIVSNHFLRRDICGASDQYLGLEHSDSSR, encoded by the exons ATGTCTTCTAAACTTTTCAAG GAGGAGGTTGCTAAAGAGCTTGGTGTACCTGTGCAATTTCAGCGTTTTTGGTTATGGGTGAAGCGTCAAAATCAATCTTACCGTCTAAACCGACCGTTAACATTTCAAGAGGAGACGAAATCT GTTGGAAAGTTGAGAGAAGAACTTAAAACGGCTCAAAATGCGGAGCTAAATTTGTTCCTGGAAGTAAACAATTACCATGGGGCG GGATTACATCCTATTCCTCCACCTGACATAACACAACAAGATATACTTCTCTTCTTCAAGCTTTATGATGCGCAAAAAGAAAAACTGCG ATATGTGGGGAGACTTTTTGTGAAGGACAGTGGTAAGCCTGCGGAAATTCTTAAAAAGCTCAATGAGATGGCTGGATTCTCTCCAGATGAAAAAATTGAACTTTATGAG GAAATAAAGTTTGAGCCCACAGTTATGTGTGAGCACATAGAAAAGGAATTCACATTCCACCATAGCCAG CTTGAGAATGGGGATATTATTTGTTTCCAGAAACCGCCTCCAGCCGATAGTATGACACGATGCCGTTATCCAGATGTTCCTTCTTTTCTAGAATATATTCTTAATCGTCGG GTTGTACGCTTCCAATCTCTGGAGAAACCGAAGAAAGATGATTTCGTTCTTGAGCT GTCGAAGGTATTAACTTATGATAATGTCACGGAAAGAATTGCTCGGCATCTTGGTTTGGATGACCCAACCAAAATCAGACTTACTCTTCGCAACTGTTACTCACAGCAACCTATAGCCCAAGCCATTAAGTACCAAGGTTTTCACCACTTGTCCGAGATATTAAGTTACCGCAACCAG ATATCTAATATTTTGTACTACGAAGTCTTGGACATCCCTCTACCAGTGTTGCAAGGTTTAAAAACTCTGAATGTTTCTTTTCATCATGCTAAAAAAGAT ACTGTCATTCACAAAATTAGACTTCCAAACACAAGTACAGTAGGCGATGTGCTTAATGATCTGAAGACAAAG GTTGAGCTGTCTCATACGAATACGGAACTCAGATTGCTTAAAGTGTTCAACCACATGATCTTTAAA GTTTTTCCACTTAGTGAAAAAATCGAGAACATAAAAGCTCAGTACTTTACACTACGTGCAGAGGAG ATTCTAGAGGAGGAGAAGAACTTGGGTCCTTGGGATTGCATGGTTCGTGTTCATCACTTCACAAAAGATGCATCTGAGCCCCAAAAG GTAAAGAATTTTGGGAAACCATTTTTATTGATCATCCGTGAAGGACACACATTAGCTGAAGTCAAGTTGGGTATTCAGAAGAAATTGAATGTTCCCGACGAGGAATTCACAAAG tGGAAGCTTGCAATTCTATCTTTGGGTCAGCCTGATTACCTTACTGACATGGACATAGTATCCAATCATTTTCTG AGAAGAGATATTTGTGGAGCTTCGGACCAGTACCTTGGCTTGGAGCATTCTGACAGTTCTCGGTAG